From the Burkholderia sp. WP9 genome, the window AGCAAGGGATATTGGGTGACGTCTTATCGCGCGACGAAAGATGCGGCCAGGCTGGCCGCGTATGCACAGCTCGCTGCGCCCGCCGTGGCGGCTGCCGGCGGCAAGTTCATCGTGCGCGGCGTGGCGGACGAGGCACGTGAGCAGGGTTTGAAGGAGCGTACGGTCGTGATCGAATTTCCGACCTACGAAGCGGCTGTCGCCGCCTATGACAGCGAGCCCTACAAGAAAGCGCTGGAGGCGTTGGGCGACGG encodes:
- a CDS encoding DUF1330 domain-containing protein, producing MSKGYWVTSYRATKDAARLAAYAQLAAPAVAAAGGKFIVRGVADEAREQGLKERTVVIEFPTYEAAVAAYDSEPYKKALEALGDGVERDLRIVRGAE